The following are from one region of the Methanolacinia paynteri genome:
- a CDS encoding phosphoglycerate kinase yields MKIGRLEDLGSLRGTALLRVDFNSPIDPSSNMILDDKRFREHAPTVKALEDSKCVIVTHQSRPMKKDFTNLRAHAERLERLIGRPVDYIDDIFGACARDAVKAMDYGEVLMLENVRFSSEEVLTMSGEDAQKTHLVKGLSAMADYYVFDAFGTAHRSQPTIVGIPRVMRSVAGLLMDKEVSTLSKVLTDAPGPVTFVLGGTKVDDSLAVAKNALEAGIADNVVFTGVVANVVYLAEGKNIGKPSTDLVHSLGYDKEIGIAAELLKKYSDRIVTPDHVAVKEDGMRAEYPLESMPQDKGIMDLGIESLAELTGIISNSGTIVLNGPAGVFEDEQFSAGTYELIRASEKAEFSVVGGGHTAAVIEKMGVADRFSHISTGGGACIEFLTGKKLPAVEALEYSREKFW; encoded by the coding sequence ATGAAGATTGGAAGGCTTGAGGACCTCGGTTCCCTCCGGGGAACTGCTCTTTTGCGCGTGGATTTTAATTCCCCGATTGATCCCTCGTCGAATATGATTCTTGACGACAAGCGCTTCCGCGAGCATGCGCCGACGGTAAAGGCGCTTGAGGACTCAAAATGCGTGATTGTAACGCACCAGAGCAGGCCGATGAAGAAGGACTTTACGAATCTCAGGGCACATGCCGAAAGGCTTGAACGCCTGATTGGCCGGCCGGTCGACTATATCGACGATATATTCGGTGCATGTGCAAGGGACGCCGTGAAGGCGATGGACTACGGCGAAGTCCTGATGCTTGAAAATGTCAGGTTCAGTTCGGAAGAGGTCCTGACGATGAGCGGAGAAGACGCCCAAAAGACACATCTTGTGAAAGGGCTCTCGGCAATGGCCGATTACTATGTATTCGACGCGTTCGGAACCGCCCACCGCTCCCAGCCCACAATCGTCGGAATCCCGAGGGTGATGAGATCGGTCGCCGGCCTGCTGATGGATAAGGAGGTCTCAACACTCTCAAAGGTCCTGACAGATGCACCCGGCCCGGTCACCTTTGTGCTCGGAGGAACTAAGGTCGACGATTCTCTTGCAGTTGCCAAAAACGCTCTTGAAGCAGGGATTGCCGATAACGTCGTTTTTACCGGAGTCGTCGCAAATGTCGTATACCTTGCCGAAGGAAAGAATATCGGAAAGCCATCGACGGATCTGGTACACTCTCTCGGTTATGATAAGGAGATTGGAATTGCTGCAGAGCTCCTCAAAAAATATTCAGACAGGATTGTAACCCCCGACCATGTCGCGGTGAAGGAGGACGGAATGCGTGCCGAGTACCCGCTCGAAAGCATGCCGCAGGACAAGGGAATTATGGACCTCGGTATCGAATCCCTGGCAGAGCTTACAGGGATCATATCGAACTCGGGCACCATCGTCCTGAACGGGCCGGCTGGTGTTTTCGAGGACGAGCAGTTTTCAGCAGGAACATACGAACTGATACGTGCGTCGGAGAAGGCGGAGTTTTCGGTTGTCGGCGGAGGCCATACTGCGGCTGTTATCGAGAAGATGGGTGTCGCTGACAGGTTCAGCCATATATCGACCGGTGGCGGTGCCTGTATAGAGTTCCTGACGGGGAAGAAGCTCCCGGCGGTCGAGGCTCTCGAATATTCAAGAGAAAAGTTCTGGTAG
- the comE gene encoding sulfopyruvate decarboxylase subunit beta, producing MPERKIESILRDEGIEFVVSLPCDRTKDLCALLEKDFHYVNINREEDGVGVCAGLALAGRRYVLQMQSSGLGNSLNAMMSLTYLYGLPLPIIASWRGVYNEKIAAQVPFNSRIPAILDAMGISYTIIDGSGDLEKIREAIRLSFENREIHVILILPKLWEEGNGGCAEDPFPPREHEIRLEYNRRIKEPVMNRAGAISVIAGELEDEAVVVNIGVPCKEMHAAGDRPENFYMLGSYTQATPIGLGLAIGQEKDVVVIDGDGSLLGTAILSTVAAEKPGNLTIFALDNGAFGSTGMQMTHSWTTCDLELIAKGAGIENTIKVGTAEELKEAFLNRGKGPSFIHVIIKPGNTDSPNLTLTPEEIRDRFMDSIGKVT from the coding sequence ATGCCTGAAAGGAAGATTGAATCGATACTGCGTGACGAAGGGATCGAATTCGTCGTATCCCTTCCGTGCGACAGGACAAAGGATCTCTGTGCACTGCTGGAGAAAGACTTTCACTATGTAAACATCAACCGCGAAGAAGACGGTGTAGGGGTCTGCGCAGGCCTCGCTCTTGCGGGACGCAGGTACGTTCTCCAGATGCAAAGCTCGGGGCTTGGTAATTCCCTCAACGCAATGATGTCGCTGACATATCTTTACGGTCTTCCGCTGCCCATAATCGCAAGCTGGAGGGGAGTATACAATGAAAAGATCGCCGCACAGGTCCCGTTCAACAGCAGGATTCCGGCAATTCTCGACGCAATGGGGATCTCATATACAATAATCGACGGATCGGGTGACCTGGAAAAGATCAGGGAAGCCATTCGGCTTTCTTTTGAAAACAGAGAGATCCACGTGATCCTTATTCTCCCGAAACTATGGGAGGAAGGAAACGGCGGTTGTGCTGAAGATCCATTTCCTCCCCGTGAGCATGAAATCAGACTTGAATATAACCGCAGAATTAAAGAGCCTGTCATGAACCGTGCCGGAGCAATCTCGGTCATCGCCGGAGAACTGGAAGATGAAGCGGTGGTCGTGAACATAGGTGTCCCCTGCAAAGAGATGCATGCCGCAGGAGACAGGCCTGAAAATTTCTACATGCTCGGGAGCTACACGCAGGCAACACCCATAGGGCTCGGGCTCGCAATCGGGCAGGAAAAGGATGTCGTTGTAATCGACGGCGACGGGAGCCTTCTCGGAACCGCGATTCTTTCTACTGTTGCAGCGGAAAAACCAGGCAACCTGACGATTTTTGCCCTCGACAACGGTGCATTCGGAAGCACCGGCATGCAGATGACTCACTCGTGGACGACCTGCGATCTCGAACTTATCGCAAAAGGGGCAGGGATTGAGAATACCATAAAAGTTGGAACTGCCGAAGAGCTGAAAGAGGCATTCTTAAACCGCGGTAAGGGGCCGTCTTTCATTCATGTCATCATCAAACCGGGAAACACGGACTCTCCGAATCTCACGCTTACACCTGAAGAGATCAGGGACAGGTTTATGGATTCGATCGGGAAGGTCACATAA
- a CDS encoding cysteate synthase — MGEYTLRCPVCGEAIDDCYTNACMNGCSGLVYADYSAKQITVRDLPGMFRYHDWLPVSGWTQTDTCPATYRSEGLADHLGLKNLYIVFNGYWPEKGAFIRTCSFKELEAVPTMLRIKERLNNGILQISSAGNTGRAFAEVSAGTGTPVIISVPKKAAGSIWTTKECDSVFLVTIEGDYSDAIALGNEICTIPGVISEGGAKNPARRDGMGTVMLDGTMAIGKMPDWYFQAVGSGTGGIAAWEMGKRLLADGRFGDHLPRLYLSQNEPFVPMVNAWRDRRREIIPEKDMPGGKEAAMETYATVLTNRNPPYSVAGGLFDALSGTNGIMRGVKGDAKKAGRLFMDLEGTDLDPAAEVCVASLISAVESGDVDRDDNILLNITGGGYRRAAEDLDMIPVRPSASLRSLDEAEELKDKITE, encoded by the coding sequence ATGGGCGAATACACGCTCAGGTGCCCTGTCTGCGGAGAGGCGATCGACGACTGCTATACCAATGCATGCATGAATGGATGCAGTGGTCTGGTTTATGCCGATTATTCGGCAAAGCAGATCACCGTCCGCGATCTCCCGGGAATGTTCAGGTACCACGACTGGCTCCCGGTCTCAGGCTGGACGCAGACGGATACATGCCCGGCAACGTACCGCAGCGAAGGGCTTGCGGATCACCTCGGGCTTAAAAATCTCTACATCGTCTTCAACGGCTACTGGCCGGAGAAGGGGGCTTTTATCAGGACATGCTCGTTCAAGGAGCTGGAAGCCGTTCCGACGATGCTTAGGATTAAAGAGCGGCTGAATAACGGAATCCTCCAGATCTCGTCCGCAGGAAACACGGGACGGGCATTTGCAGAAGTTTCCGCAGGAACCGGTACTCCTGTGATAATATCCGTTCCGAAAAAGGCGGCGGGCAGCATCTGGACGACAAAAGAGTGTGATTCGGTCTTCCTCGTGACAATCGAAGGTGATTATTCTGATGCAATTGCACTGGGCAATGAGATCTGCACAATCCCGGGAGTGATATCCGAAGGAGGTGCAAAGAATCCGGCCCGGAGGGACGGCATGGGAACGGTGATGCTGGACGGAACCATGGCAATAGGAAAGATGCCGGACTGGTACTTCCAGGCCGTTGGCAGCGGAACAGGCGGAATCGCCGCGTGGGAGATGGGAAAGAGGCTTCTTGCCGACGGAAGGTTCGGCGACCACCTGCCCCGGCTTTATCTTTCACAGAATGAACCGTTCGTGCCGATGGTAAATGCATGGAGGGACAGGAGAAGGGAGATTATTCCTGAAAAGGATATGCCCGGGGGGAAGGAGGCAGCAATGGAAACCTATGCGACTGTTCTCACGAACAGGAATCCCCCATATTCTGTTGCCGGAGGTCTCTTCGACGCTCTCAGCGGGACGAACGGTATAATGAGAGGGGTGAAAGGTGATGCGAAAAAAGCAGGAAGGCTCTTTATGGACCTCGAAGGAACCGACCTCGATCCTGCCGCTGAAGTATGTGTCGCATCACTCATAAGTGCGGTGGAATCCGGGGATGTCGACAGGGATGATAATATCCTGCTCAATATCACGGGCGGAGGATACAGGAGGGCGGCAGAGGATCTCGACATGATCCCCGTCAGGCCTTCCGCCTCACTCCGGAGTTTGGATGAAGCAGAGGAACTAAAAGACAAGATTACGGAGTGA
- a CDS encoding methanogenesis marker 16 metalloprotein, whose protein sequence is MVKTVAEINKKIRGGTAAVLTAEEFKKKVRDGERLSPDDIDVVTCGTCGVMSGTMAILTVPVAEPGAFRRAESITLNGVPAFPGPCPNEGLGLVDLVVYGTSHASRSYGGGNLFRDVASAEKEIEVHTEAGGKNFECTVYGDELHYAMMITSRSAFKNYSAFVNSGKDPVNTIFSVLPLSGGLTQATVSGCGEINPLQNDPDIRFLRSGAGVLLNGAEGLILGTGTRSSPEKPNLSISAGMAGMNSEFMGGFKTSAGPECITSIAAAIPVLDDECIARLSVLDEEVPLPIVDVHDRRTLGFSDYGRIWQSAGRHITADPAKCLFCGECPAQEQCPADAIMPGGGIISSRCLSCGACLSTCIGEVYSMETGSIELEGKEIPVVLRQSDRRRGEQICSDLKEKIESGKFMLGGM, encoded by the coding sequence ATGGTGAAGACAGTCGCAGAGATCAATAAAAAGATCAGGGGCGGAACTGCCGCCGTGCTTACGGCAGAGGAGTTCAAGAAGAAAGTCCGCGACGGCGAGAGGCTTTCACCCGATGATATCGATGTTGTCACCTGCGGAACGTGCGGGGTCATGTCCGGAACGATGGCAATACTGACCGTCCCCGTCGCAGAACCTGGGGCGTTCCGCAGGGCGGAATCCATAACACTGAACGGTGTCCCTGCCTTCCCTGGCCCGTGCCCGAACGAAGGGCTGGGGCTTGTCGACCTTGTAGTATACGGCACATCCCATGCATCACGCTCATACGGGGGAGGAAATCTCTTCAGAGATGTCGCATCGGCAGAAAAAGAGATTGAGGTACACACGGAAGCCGGAGGAAAAAACTTTGAATGCACGGTTTACGGCGACGAACTTCATTATGCCATGATGATCACGTCGAGAAGTGCATTCAAAAACTACTCGGCATTTGTAAACTCAGGTAAAGATCCTGTGAACACCATATTTTCCGTCCTGCCACTTTCCGGCGGGCTCACACAGGCGACGGTCAGCGGATGCGGAGAGATCAATCCCCTCCAGAACGATCCCGATATCAGGTTCCTCAGATCCGGCGCAGGAGTTCTGCTGAACGGTGCCGAAGGGCTAATACTCGGTACAGGAACTAGGAGCAGCCCTGAAAAACCGAACCTTTCGATATCTGCCGGTATGGCAGGAATGAACTCTGAATTCATGGGCGGATTCAAGACGTCCGCAGGACCTGAATGTATTACGTCGATCGCCGCCGCGATTCCGGTTCTCGACGACGAATGCATCGCACGCTTATCAGTGCTCGACGAGGAGGTCCCGCTCCCTATAGTGGATGTCCATGACAGGCGGACACTCGGGTTTTCGGACTATGGGAGGATCTGGCAGTCGGCCGGCCGGCATATAACAGCAGATCCGGCAAAATGCCTCTTTTGCGGGGAATGTCCCGCACAGGAGCAGTGTCCTGCCGATGCGATCATGCCCGGCGGCGGGATTATTTCCTCAAGATGCCTCAGCTGCGGGGCATGCCTCTCTACCTGCATCGGCGAGGTCTATTCGATGGAGACAGGATCGATAGAACTTGAGGGAAAAGAGATCCCGGTTGTTCTGAGGCAGTCGGATCGCCGGAGGGGTGAACAGATCTGCTCGGATCTTAAGGAAAAAATTGAATCAGGTAAATTCATGCTGGGAGGTATGTAA
- a CDS encoding (Fe-S)-binding protein: protein MKNTDTGEWVPPGKNCGACGASTCEEFVLMLAGGKKEKPDCPFYRESPDLNNPPESILTANYGVRDIHGDPFDFILHPLPGEPSARKIVLPFRPDMTEKLEIKKGDLVLGRPTGAGCPVQHVLSVIEADYLTGLLTCHVVSPLLAREKGDEVKSISAYHIIGFEGVAQTINKEPEFGRRQKFLPGFCMMNLAHTGVVNMVFENSYGIHTRVEDIRIW from the coding sequence ATGAAAAATACGGATACAGGTGAATGGGTTCCGCCGGGAAAGAACTGCGGGGCATGCGGGGCTTCGACATGCGAAGAGTTCGTTCTTATGCTCGCGGGAGGAAAGAAAGAAAAACCGGACTGCCCGTTCTATAGAGAGAGCCCGGATTTGAATAATCCGCCGGAATCAATACTGACAGCGAACTACGGGGTCCGCGATATTCACGGGGATCCGTTCGACTTCATCCTCCACCCGCTGCCGGGAGAGCCCTCAGCCAGAAAGATTGTTCTTCCTTTCAGGCCAGATATGACCGAAAAACTTGAGATAAAGAAAGGCGATCTCGTCCTCGGCAGGCCGACGGGGGCCGGGTGCCCTGTCCAGCACGTACTCTCGGTCATCGAAGCCGACTATCTCACCGGACTCCTGACCTGCCATGTCGTCTCGCCGCTCCTTGCAAGGGAGAAGGGCGATGAGGTTAAATCGATCTCCGCCTATCATATCATCGGGTTCGAAGGAGTCGCACAGACAATAAACAAAGAACCGGAATTCGGAAGGAGACAAAAATTCCTGCCGGGCTTCTGCATGATGAATCTTGCACATACTGGCGTTGTCAATATGGTGTTTGAGAACAGTTATGGTATACATACAAGAGTGGAGGATATCAGGATATGGTGA
- a CDS encoding GTP-binding protein translates to MKMIVIAGPPSAGKTAVVKQVIRKYSGEKRCAYLKIDVVRAFEDEELAGEFGIPTKKVYSGDVCPDHVGILVMSDAISWAESEGADLLIVESAGLCLRCSPYTTQSLGIVVLSSISGVNTPLKMSAMLALADIAVVTRTDLVSQAEKEVFREKIREVNEGLDIVETNAVQGTGLRYLFRAIDEQEEISDPQKITLKGAPPLGVCTICVGKKDIGWQNHFGVIRKLEGADFLFRGD, encoded by the coding sequence ATGAAAATGATCGTAATCGCAGGGCCGCCGTCTGCTGGAAAGACGGCTGTGGTCAAACAGGTGATAAGGAAATATTCGGGGGAAAAACGGTGTGCGTACCTGAAGATCGACGTTGTCAGGGCCTTTGAGGACGAGGAGCTTGCAGGGGAGTTCGGAATTCCGACAAAGAAGGTATACTCGGGGGACGTCTGCCCCGACCATGTAGGGATACTGGTTATGAGCGATGCAATATCGTGGGCCGAGTCCGAAGGCGCCGATCTCCTGATAGTGGAGAGTGCGGGATTATGCCTCCGCTGTTCGCCGTATACCACCCAGTCGCTCGGAATAGTTGTCCTGAGTTCGATATCCGGGGTAAATACTCCACTTAAGATGAGCGCAATGCTGGCCCTCGCGGATATCGCAGTCGTTACAAGGACAGATCTCGTATCTCAGGCGGAAAAGGAGGTTTTCAGGGAGAAGATCCGCGAGGTGAACGAAGGGCTCGACATCGTCGAGACCAACGCAGTGCAGGGAACCGGGCTCAGGTACCTCTTCAGGGCGATAGACGAACAGGAGGAGATCTCCGACCCGCAGAAGATCACACTCAAAGGAGCGCCTCCTCTCGGGGTCTGCACGATCTGCGTCGGGAAGAAGGATATAGGATGGCAGAACCACTTTGGGGTTATCAGGAAGCTCGAAGGTGCGGACTTCCTCTTCAGGGGAGACTGA
- a CDS encoding ATP-binding cassette domain-containing protein, translating into MDPLTIEKITILPGRNRKGITENFSALTICPGDTISIVGPTGSGKSALINDIEVFANRDTITGRTILVNGEPAPEEFVRDPAKKPVALITQNTKCLADMTVGDFLGMHVRSRKIEDERTVEKTIALANEFTGEKILPEVRMTSLSGGQTRSLMVADAIMISNAPIILLDEIENAGIFKEKVIECLKTHHKALIFVTHDPVVSLLSAKRIVMKNGAVERILEPGEEEREALAEIIRMDRTLCTLRELIRAGEIIRSVNPA; encoded by the coding sequence ATGGACCCCCTGACAATAGAAAAGATCACGATACTCCCCGGCAGGAACAGGAAAGGGATCACGGAAAATTTCAGTGCTCTCACAATATGCCCGGGCGACACGATATCGATAGTGGGACCGACGGGATCGGGAAAGAGCGCCCTGATAAACGACATAGAAGTCTTTGCAAACAGGGACACGATTACAGGCAGGACAATTCTCGTGAACGGAGAACCTGCCCCTGAAGAGTTCGTCCGCGACCCGGCGAAGAAACCCGTCGCTCTGATCACCCAGAATACAAAATGCCTTGCAGATATGACTGTCGGGGATTTTCTCGGGATGCATGTCAGGTCGAGAAAGATAGAGGACGAAAGAACAGTCGAAAAGACGATTGCCCTTGCGAATGAGTTTACAGGCGAAAAGATCCTCCCGGAAGTCAGGATGACCTCGCTTTCCGGAGGACAGACAAGGTCCCTGATGGTCGCAGATGCCATAATGATCTCAAATGCACCGATTATTCTTCTCGACGAGATCGAAAATGCAGGCATATTCAAGGAGAAAGTGATCGAATGCCTGAAAACGCACCATAAGGCACTCATCTTCGTCACACACGATCCGGTCGTCTCACTGCTCTCTGCAAAGAGGATTGTTATGAAGAACGGGGCCGTGGAGCGCATCCTCGAACCCGGAGAAGAGGAGAGGGAAGCGCTTGCAGAGATCATCAGGATGGACCGGACGCTCTGCACGCTGAGAGAGCTGATACGTGCGGGAGAGATTATCAGGAGCGTAAATCCGGCATGA
- a CDS encoding helix-turn-helix domain-containing protein — MFSQRIFQVGFKTALQEEIDRKGVSIRELAERAGIPVATLYKITSGERDPRFSTVQAIVNALQPQDSDFVAIIAAKFLLDDIESSRPDVGAKKVKVRGYPAYTMEECIISAVRAEKDGALGIVCAPVLASMIERIVEIPVVIMKPQAETIIEALKTLDRRLEK; from the coding sequence ATGTTCTCGCAAAGGATATTCCAGGTAGGTTTTAAAACCGCACTGCAGGAGGAGATCGACAGAAAAGGCGTAAGCATTCGTGAACTTGCAGAGAGAGCCGGAATTCCTGTTGCAACACTTTACAAGATAACTTCGGGAGAGCGTGATCCGCGGTTTTCAACTGTGCAGGCAATAGTGAATGCATTGCAGCCACAGGATTCCGATTTTGTTGCCATTATAGCGGCCAAATTCCTGCTCGACGATATAGAATCAAGCCGGCCGGACGTGGGAGCAAAGAAGGTGAAAGTTCGCGGATATCCTGCATATACGATGGAAGAGTGCATTATCTCAGCGGTCAGGGCTGAAAAGGACGGTGCCCTCGGGATCGTCTGCGCCCCTGTACTTGCGTCGATGATCGAGCGTATAGTTGAGATTCCGGTCGTAATTATGAAACCGCAGGCCGAAACGATAATCGAGGCTTTGAAGACACTTGACCGGCGGCTTGAAAAATAA
- a CDS encoding heavy metal translocating P-type ATPase, whose product MSEKPVKKTSLKVTGMHCAACAANVESALKKLEGVDSASVSIASEDAQVRFDPEKISLGDIESAIKKSGYGVSLAEQKIKIGGMHCAVCAGSVKAALEKVDGVMSADVNLVDNSAVISYIPGDTDKREFKTAVESAGFQYMGTEEDFSSEKETEEFEKEQKNKLVRIVLGLGTAAVLIAIMYSGLSAFISVNLLMFIISTPVLIYLAYPIFSAAFISLRNKTLSMDVMYALGIGTAYIASVFGTFEIVLTSDFMFYETAVMLTAFLTLGRYLEANAKGRTNDAVKKLLNLKPAKALVKKDGEYVEIPAEDLMEGAEILVKPGSRVPVDGTVLSGEAYVDESMITGEPVPVLKKQGDTVTGGTLLTGGSVAFTATKVGKDTVLSQIISLVEETQRTKPPVQRIADVAVAWFIPAILLIAIVASSVWYFVLGSTTLFALTVFISIIVVACPCALGLATPTAVTVGIGRGAELGILIRNGEALEISEKLKTIVFDKTGTLTRGKPEVTDITSFGMEENEMIGLAAAAESFSEHPIAKAILDYAKEKEIAVPEGENFRSETGGGVEVTAGGKNVTAGTRDFVSNSGAVIDEKTEETLAAYESAGKTTVTVAADGKIIGVLAISDVLKDSAGKAVSEIKAMDLSVSMITGDNAITALSVAKEAGIDDVHANVLPGEKAAQVKKIREESGMTAFVGDGINDAPALAEADVGIAVGSGTDIALESADIVLMKSDLRDVAAAIQLSRKVMGRIKLNLFWAFAYNTALIPVAAGVLYPFYGIIFRPEYAGAAMVLSSVTVISLSLMLKGYRPPAVAER is encoded by the coding sequence ATGTCTGAAAAACCGGTAAAAAAGACCTCTCTTAAGGTCACTGGGATGCACTGTGCGGCATGTGCTGCGAACGTGGAATCGGCGCTGAAGAAGCTTGAAGGAGTGGATTCAGCTTCCGTCAGCATCGCATCAGAGGACGCACAGGTAAGATTCGACCCGGAAAAAATAAGCCTGGGGGATATAGAGTCGGCAATCAAAAAGAGCGGATACGGAGTATCTCTTGCCGAACAGAAGATCAAGATCGGCGGGATGCACTGTGCCGTATGTGCCGGAAGCGTAAAAGCTGCTCTTGAAAAAGTCGACGGCGTTATGTCGGCCGATGTAAACCTCGTCGACAACTCGGCTGTAATATCGTATATCCCGGGGGACACGGATAAAAGAGAATTCAAAACGGCAGTTGAATCGGCTGGTTTCCAGTACATGGGGACTGAAGAGGATTTTTCTTCAGAGAAAGAGACAGAGGAGTTCGAAAAGGAACAGAAAAACAAACTCGTGAGAATTGTGCTCGGGCTGGGAACCGCCGCAGTTCTTATTGCAATAATGTACTCGGGGCTTTCGGCGTTCATATCCGTCAATCTCCTGATGTTCATAATCTCCACACCAGTCCTGATCTATCTTGCATACCCCATTTTCAGTGCAGCGTTCATCTCCCTGAGAAACAAAACGCTCAGCATGGACGTGATGTACGCCCTCGGTATCGGGACGGCATATATTGCGTCCGTATTCGGCACTTTTGAGATCGTTCTCACGAGCGATTTCATGTTCTACGAGACCGCCGTTATGCTCACTGCATTCCTGACGCTGGGACGATATCTTGAGGCGAATGCAAAAGGTAGAACGAACGATGCCGTGAAGAAGCTCCTGAACCTGAAGCCAGCAAAAGCCCTCGTGAAGAAAGACGGCGAATATGTCGAGATTCCTGCAGAAGACCTGATGGAAGGAGCCGAGATCCTTGTCAAACCGGGAAGCAGGGTCCCAGTCGACGGAACTGTTCTCTCGGGAGAGGCGTATGTCGATGAGTCTATGATAACTGGAGAGCCGGTGCCTGTTCTAAAGAAGCAGGGAGACACGGTAACAGGCGGAACGCTGCTTACCGGGGGATCGGTTGCATTCACAGCTACAAAGGTAGGAAAGGATACGGTCTTATCGCAGATCATAAGCCTCGTCGAGGAGACCCAGAGGACGAAACCACCGGTCCAGAGGATCGCGGATGTGGCTGTAGCATGGTTCATACCCGCAATACTTCTCATAGCAATAGTTGCATCCTCGGTCTGGTATTTCGTACTCGGTTCGACAACTCTCTTTGCACTGACCGTCTTCATATCAATTATAGTCGTGGCATGCCCGTGTGCACTCGGTCTCGCGACGCCGACCGCTGTTACGGTAGGAATCGGAAGAGGGGCTGAACTCGGAATCCTTATCAGGAACGGCGAGGCGCTCGAGATATCGGAGAAGCTGAAGACGATAGTATTCGACAAGACCGGGACCCTGACACGGGGAAAGCCGGAGGTCACTGACATTACATCCTTCGGCATGGAAGAGAATGAGATGATCGGTCTTGCAGCCGCAGCAGAAAGCTTCTCCGAGCATCCAATCGCAAAGGCGATCCTCGATTATGCAAAGGAAAAAGAGATCGCAGTGCCTGAGGGGGAAAACTTCAGGTCCGAGACAGGCGGCGGTGTTGAGGTCACTGCAGGCGGGAAGAATGTCACTGCAGGAACCCGCGACTTTGTATCGAACAGCGGCGCTGTCATCGATGAAAAGACCGAAGAAACGCTTGCGGCCTACGAAAGTGCAGGAAAAACAACAGTCACAGTAGCCGCGGACGGAAAAATCATCGGGGTACTGGCAATATCCGATGTACTGAAGGATTCTGCAGGAAAGGCCGTATCGGAGATAAAAGCAATGGACCTTTCGGTCTCGATGATTACCGGGGACAACGCGATCACTGCACTTTCGGTCGCAAAGGAGGCGGGTATCGACGATGTACATGCAAATGTCCTGCCCGGTGAAAAGGCCGCACAGGTAAAAAAGATCAGGGAGGAATCCGGCATGACCGCCTTTGTAGGAGACGGCATAAATGACGCCCCGGCTCTTGCCGAGGCCGACGTGGGCATAGCGGTAGGAAGCGGAACGGATATCGCCCTGGAGAGCGCTGATATAGTCCTGATGAAGAGCGACCTCAGAGATGTCGCAGCCGCAATTCAGCTTTCAAGAAAGGTCATGGGAAGGATCAAGCTGAATCTTTTCTGGGCTTTTGCATACAACACGGCGTTGATCCCCGTCGCCGCAGGAGTCCTTTACCCGTTTTACGGAATTATATTCAGGCCGGAGTATGCAGGCGCCGCCATGGTGCTCAGTTCGGTCACGGTTATTTCACTCTCGCTGATGCTCAAAGGGTACAGGCCGCCCGCAGTTGCAGAAAGATAA